A window from Cryptomeria japonica chromosome 1, Sugi_1.0, whole genome shotgun sequence encodes these proteins:
- the LOC131056171 gene encoding UDP-glycosyltransferase 85A1-like — MDIAGGIPATLLEGFKERTKDHGMIVKWVPRVKFLSHPSVGGFLSHCGWNSHLESVSLGIPMLGWPYYTDQFLDCRFCKDVWKIGIDLEGVDVDENLVIKREEIEKGVMRLMEGPQEEEI; from the coding sequence ATGGATATTGCGGGAGGCATACCTGCAACTCTGCTAGAGGGTTTTAAAGAGAGGACAAAAGATCATGGAATGATTGTGAAATGGGTGCCGCGGGTGAAATTTTTGTCTCATCCTTCTGTAGGAGGGTTCCTCAGCCATTGCGGGTGGAACTCGCATTTGGAGAGCGTGAGCCTGGGAATTCCCATGCTTGGATGGCCCTATTACACTGATCAGTTTCTGGATTGCCGCTTTTGTAAGGATGTGTGGAAGATTGGCATTGACTTGGAAGGCGTGGACGTTGATGAAAATCTAGTGATCAAAAGGGAGGAGATTGAGAAAGGCGTGATGAGATTGATGGAGGGTCCCCAAGAGGAGGAGATTTGA
- the LOC131056167 gene encoding linamarin synthase 2-like, giving the protein MGMSGLHAVIVPFPAQGTINPLINLAQLLSSRGIFITFVNTEWSHKCMSKAAHNDEEPAFKFLTIPDGLPPDHGRLANLGEYVIAMENLGPVLEHHLLSSLADGKTPPITCIITENFMSCTQQVAKKLGVPRVIFWTLCAASSIAQCNANLLLSRGHIPVKVEKSKRADKVITCLPGNLPPLLPSDLFSFYRATDISGVLFQWALRESQFQSKADYVLVNTFDELENPETVSALSCNGCPALAVGPVFLPNLLEGKDLNGRGSLLEQDESCLKWLDAQEPASVIYVSFGSIAVKSNEQLGELAMGLEKSEHPFLWVLRMDIAGGVPATLPEGFEERTKDRGLIVKWAPQVKVVSHPSVGGFLSHCGWNSCLESMSMGIPILGWPYFCDQFLDCRFCKDVWKIGIDLEGVDVDENLVIKREEIEKGVRRLMEGKEAQELRKRGMELKEAAFKAVGQGGSSFMNLNRFIHDMTQLSKSASVKTA; this is encoded by the exons ATGGGGATGAGTGGCCTGCACGCAGTGATTGTACCTTTCCCTGCGCAAGGCACCATCAATCCTCTCATTAATTTGGCCCAGTTGCTCTCTTCAAGAGGGATTTTCATCACTTTTGTAAACACGGAATGGAGTCACAAGTGCATGTCCAAAGCAGCTCATAATGATGAAGAACCCGCGTTTAAGTTTCTCACCATTCCAGATGGGTTGCCGCCAGATCATGGTCGCCTCGCCAATCTTGGCGAGTACGTAATCGCAATGGAAAATCTTGGCCCTGTCTTGGAGCATCATTTGCTGAGCAGCTTAGCAGACGGAAAAACTCCTCCCATCACCTGCATAATAACAGAAAATTTCATGTCCTGCACTCAACAAGTGGCCAAAAAACTGGGAGTGCCCCGAGTGATCTTCTGGACATTGTGCGCTGCCTCTTCAATTGCTCAGTGCAACGCCAACCTTCTCCTCTCCCGCGGACATATTCCTGTCAAAG TGGAGAAATCGAAAAGGGCGGACAAAGTGATCACTTGTTTGCCCGGTAATCTTCCGCCTCTGTTGCCCAGCGATCTGTTTTCTTTCTATCGCGCCACCGACATATCGGGCGTTTTATTCCAGTGGGCCCTGCGTGAGTCCCAATTCCAAAGCAAGGCAGACTATGTGTTGGTCAACACGTTCGATGAGCTGGAAAACCCTGAGACGGTAAGCGCACTGTCCTGTAATGGCTGCCCTGCTTTGGCAGTAGGGCCTGTATTTCTTCCCAATTTGCTGGAAGGAAAAGATTTGAACGGGCGTGGGAGTTTGCTGGAGCAGGATGAGAGCTGTCTGAAATGGCTCGACGCCCAAGAGCCGGCTTCTGTGATATACGTTTCCTTCGGCAGCATCGCTGTCAAATCAAACGAACAGCTAGGGGAGCTGGCGATGGGATTGGAGAAGAGTGAGCACCCTTTCCTGTGGGTTTTGCGCATGGATATTGCGGGAGGCGTGCCTGCAACTCTGCCGGAGGGTTTTGAAGAGAGGACAAAAGATCGGGGACTGATTGTTAAATGGGCGCCTCAGGTGAAAGTTGTGTCTCATCCTTCCGTAGGAGGGTTCCTCAGCCATTGCGGGTGGAACTCGTGTTTGGAGAGCATGAGCATGGGTATTCCCATTCTTGGATGGCCCTATTTCTGTGATCAGTTTCTGGACTGCCGCTTCTGCAAGGATGTGTGGAAGATTGGCATTGACTTGGAAGGCGTGGACGTTGATGAAAATCTGGTGATCAAAAGGGAGGAGATAGAGAAAGGCGTGAGGAGACTGATGGAGGGTAAGGAAGCGCAGGAGCTGAGAAAAAGGGGCATGGAGTTGAAGGAGGCGGCATTTAAAGCTGTTGGGCAGGGAGGttcttcttttatgaatttgaaCAGATTTATTCATGACATGACACAACTTTCCAAATCGGCTTCTGTTAAAACGGCGTAG